CCATGAGGCTGCAGGTCTCTGGTCTCTGGTCTCTGGTCTTTGGGTTTCCAGGTTTTTGAATGTCTTCCTTTTTCAGATTCCAGGTTCTGGTCCCCAAGTCTATATTTACTAAgaaattttctttctttaatttcaTTAATGCTAGGTATTTGGCcaatttaatttctctgttaaGCGTTTGATAGCTCTGAAGTTTATTCTGGGTTATTTCGTTATtgcaattctctctctctctctctctctctcactctctcttactcctccccctccgccaGCTGTGACGTTGCAGGATGATGAGGTCACCAACACTtcagcccctcctcctcctccagaggtTCTGCCCAATCACAGTGCCCCACCACTTGCCCCGCCCCCCAGCCtggagacaggtgaggagaaaaCTAACactcctatctatctatctatctatctatctatctatctatctatctatctatctatctatctatctaattcTGACTAAATGACTGACACACCAACATTAAACCAAAGGATTATAAAATGTTCAGTCATCACAAtagtactaataataatactaataataataactgtaaactttatttgtacagcagcTTTTTACAAACAGCTTACAAAGGGCTTTAAAGAACAAGAGATTACATAAATGAGTcaataaatgaatcaataataatcaaaaaCTGAGTTGAGAATGAAAGATttgtagagagaggaggacagagacagaaatgatACTGCTTATTCTCTTTTTTATCTTCGGTAAAAGTAAAAGATAGGTCAGGTCAGGTGATTTTgcctgaaccaatcactagtgaccgacgtatcggccgctctgacgtcacttcagtctcactgatgctgggcggatttactaacttcaccaagaatgtcgacccattttgacaaaaatatcgtctttgttggttaaggaggtgatttcaacaaatctattctgccgaaacgccaatgaaaacccgccgcacgaacggttcaaactttagtcccgcccacaaaggctctgattggcccgttgacgagggaaacaccagactctctgaatcgctccacgacatctgaagagtggagggaggagactCGGGATCTGAAGCAGACTACATCTGTTTTACCAGATCTTTCAAAATCCCGTGTGTTTTCGGTTCAAATGGAAAATTCAGCTCATTTCCCTTTtggaaaacaatgaacatcCAGTTTGTTGCCCAGCTTCCTGCAGCCCGTCTCGTCCACCAGGGGGCAGCAGACGCTCTGATCTGCAGCCAGACATCCTGAGGGGGAACTTAAGTCTGtagctctggtagagtcttgggttgtgtctcttcctcatgataaatcagtgattctgtgatctgttgctccggtagagcagactggagaattgtgtttttttctctctccattcactgccatcgtctggaggaacagtctgaaaatcacttctagcacataaaggaacgccgacacagcagattctgacaagatataaaaaactagtcctgctgctgaattgcaTCAGAGACATGTATGTTAATACTCCTGTCAGggcccctgagcaaggcactggaaAAAGACctggagttggtccccgggcgctgtctgctcctagtgtgtggataggatgggtcaaatgcagaggacaaatttccccacagggaaaataaagtatacaaataaaaaaaaaaattgttttgaagtaaatctctttctttatgtttaataAACCAACAAGTGTAAGAcagaaatccggtcggaggactTTCGGTGTCACACTTCTTCAGTCTGAAAAGTTTAATAGAGAGAGAGCCCAACATACTACCAGAGTTCACCATCCGTTTAAAATGGAAGCTGCAGAGGAGCGTCTTCTTCATACAGCAGCTGAAAGAGATTGAAAACATTGAGTAAAACCTTTTGAAAAGTCAACAGACTTTTTAAAAGTTTGTTGATAATCTTTGTTTATTACCTCTGTAAAATCCACCTGCCTCTTATACTTCCACCAAATGCAGATTACGGCATGCGGCGAACGGCGGCCTTCATGAGAAAAAATAACACGAAGAAGAACCACTTCCTCTGTTGAGGTCACGTGATTTAGGTCTCTTGGTTTCCTACGGATAAGACAGAattttttgaatatttatatttaaaacatttgttctggaaaaatgttttgtggGGAAAGCTCGCTCTTCattataattaataatttagCACATTATTTATGGAAATAAACAGACAACAGGCCATGCATTGTATCAACaatcatttattacatttacaaaCATGATGCTCACaggaaaatataaaacataaaacatgtttAAGGCACTGAGTCTGCGTGGCAGTTTACACATTTCCTATCacaattaaatatttattaatatttattcatttttcacaaataaaatatagctcatttttttcaatgtaaatatatattcatCTATTTCCTGCTGCTTGTTGGCTCAGCAGAATACAGCCGGTCTGTCAAACTGTCTCTAACCTCACGTCACTTTTACTGACGTGGTTTCCTGCTTCAGAGGGAAGAACAAcacttcttccttcttcctgaAGGTGGATTTAGAAATGAGGTTTCAGCTTTGGATCCACTGAAGGTTTGGATCTGCTAAAGTTTTGGATCTGCTAAAGTTTTGGATCTTGTAAAGTTTTGGATCTTGTAAAGGTCTGGATCCACTGAAGGTCTGGATCCACTGAAGGTCTGGATCCACTGAAGGTCTGTGCTGATGCATGCAGCGGACAcaaacatgttgttttctgGTCCAGCGGCTCTCTGGGCGTCTTCACCTCCTGGCAGGCGGCTCTGTGGGCGGAACGAGGCAGCGGCCGAGATTCATCAACTCTCTGTGGATCGTGCGCTCCTGCTGAAGAACTTGGGAAGtggtctgttgttctgctgcagtctgttgttctgctgcagcggtctgttgttctgcagcagtctgttgttctgctgcagtctgttgttctgctgcagcggtctgttgttctgctgcagtctgttgttctgctgcagcagtctgttgttctgctgcagtctgttgttctgctgcagcagtctgttgttctgctgcagtctgttgttctgctgcagtctgttctgctgcagcagtctgttgttctgctgcagtctgttgttctgctgcagtctgttctgcagcagtctgttgttctgctgcagtctgttgttctgcagcagtctgttgttctgctgcagtctgttctgctgcagcgttctgttgttctgctgcagtctgttgttctgcagcagtctgttgttctgctgcagtctgttgttctgcagcagtctgttgttctgctgcagtctgttctgcagcagtctgttgttctgctgcagtctgttgttctgctgcagcggtctgttgttctgctgcagtctgttgttctgctgcagcggtctgttgttctgctgcagtctgttgttctgctgcagcagtctgttgttctgctgcagcagtctgttctgctgcagtctgttgttctgctgcagcagtctgttcTGCAGcggtctgttgttctgctgcagcagtctgttgttctgcagcggtctgttgttctgctgcagcagtctgttgttctgctgcagtctgttgttctgctgcagcggtctgttgttctgctgcagcagtctgttgttctgctgcagtctgttgttctgctgcagtctgttgttctgctgcaccggtctgttgttctgctgcaccggtctgttgttctgcagcagtctgttgttgtGCAGCAGTCTGTTATTCTGCTGCAGCGGTATGTTGTTCTGCAGCGGTATGTtgttctgcagcagtctgttattCTGCTGCAGCGGTATGTtgttctgcagcagtctgttgttgtGCAGCAGTCTGTTATTCTGCTGCAGCGGTATGTTGTTCTGCAGCGGTATGTTGTTGTGCAGCAGTCTGTTATTCTGCTGCAGCGGTATGTtgttctgcagcagtctgttgttctgctgcagcggtctgttgttctgcagcagtctgttgttctgctgcagcattctgttgttctgcagcagtctgttgttctgcagcagtctgttgttctgctgcagcggtctgttgttctgcagcagtctgttgttctgctgcagcgttctgttgttctgctgcag
The Centroberyx gerrardi isolate f3 unplaced genomic scaffold, fCenGer3.hap1.cur.20231027 Scaffold_71, whole genome shotgun sequence genome window above contains:
- the LOC144538224 gene encoding uncharacterized protein LOC144538224, with protein sequence MLQQNNRLLQNNRPLQQNNRLLQNNIPLQQNNRLLHNNIPLQNNIPLQQNNRLLHNNRLLQNNIPLQQNNRLLQNNIPLQNNIPLQQNNRLLHNNRLLQNNRPVQQNNRPVQQNNRLQQNNRLQQNNRLLQQNNRPLQQNNRLQQNNRLLQQNNRPLQNNRLLQQNNRPLQNRLLQQNNRLQQNRLLQQNNRLLQQNNRLQQNNRPLQQNNRLQQNNRPLQQNNRLQQNNRLLQNRLQQNNRLLQNNRLQQNNRLLQNNRLQQNNRTLQQNRLQQNNRLLQNNRLQQNNRLLQNRRLLQNNRPLQQNNRLQQNNRPLPKFFSRSARSTES